In the Armatimonas rosea genome, CGGGCCTCGCCACTCGCAAGCCCGGCTGGATCGACTTCGACGCCGGCCGCTTGGTCGAGGAGGGCGTCCCCCTCGAAACCCTCGCCGATGAATTACTCGCACTCGTCGTCCAAGCCGCCTCGGGCGAGTACCAGACCAAGGCCGAGCGCAACGGCTGCCGTGAGATCGCGCTCTTCAAGGACGGCGTAATTAACTAGCCCCTCATGAACGAGGGGCGCTCGCTTCGCTGCTGGCGCAAGCGCCAAAAAGTCGCTCCGTGACATCTCGGCCGAAGGCCAGAAGCGAAGCGGAGCCGCCCTCGTTCATGAGGGCAGGGAAATAAAGATGAAGATTCTTGTATTTGGAACCGGCGTGCTGCTGCGCGGCCTGATCGCCGACTGTGCGGAAAAGGCGCAGATGCCTATCACGATGGTCAGCTCGACCCCCTCGGGCGACGACCGTGCGCGTGCGCTCACGGCGAGCGGCGGGAAGTTCACCCTCCGTGAGCGTGGCCTCGGTAGCGATGGGAGCGTGGTGGACACGGCGCGCGAGGTCGCCATTATCGAGCGGGCACTGACGGCCAGCGACGATACCGAGGCGGTTCTGGCGACGGCGAGCGACCCGGAGATCGGGCTGGTGATTAGCAATGTCAGCGAGTCCGGGTTTAAGATCACCGAGCCCAAGGAGTTCTCGTTTCCGGGGCGGCTGGCGGCGTGGCTGAAGGCGCGCATGGAGTCGGGTGCGCCCGGCGTGACCATCCTACCGTCGGAGCTGATCGCGGAGAATGGGAAGAAGCTGCGTGCCATGGTCGCCGAGTGCAACCCCGACCCGGTGTTCCTGGCTTGGCTAGACAGTGCGTGTGTCTTCTGCGACACGCTGGTGGACCGCATTTGCACGCAAGATGAGAGCGATCCCCTTGCGGCGATTGTCGAGCCCTACACCTTCTGGGCGATTCAAGGTGAGCCCACGGGGGCACTGGGGGAGCTGGCCGCGGCCAATCCTGGCGGGATCATTGTCGCCGAGAGTATCGAACGCTACCAGCTGCGAAAGGTGCGGATTCTCAACGGCCTGCACACGTCGATGGCGAGCATTGGCCCCAGCAAGTACGGGGTCGAGACCGTGCGCGAGGCGCTGGAGCACCCCGAGCTTGGCCCGTGGCTGGAGTCGCTGCTCTGGGACGAGATCGTCCCGGCGATCTGCCCGCCACTGGAGCGCACCGACGCCGACGAGTTCGCGCGGCTGACCTTGCTGCGCATGAAGAACCCGTTTCTGGTGCACAAGCTCGCCATGATCGCGGTTGGGGCCGCGGTCAAGTGGGAGGCGCGCCTGCTGCCCACCCTGGCCGCCTACGAAGCGCGCTTCGGCAAACAGCCCGAGAAGCTCACCGCCTGCCGCGAGGCGTTTCTGGCATCGGCTTAGTAGCGCACGGGGGTCTTGACCCGCAGGGCGTGGGGGGTAATCGTAAAGGTGGCGGGAGTGCAGCTGCCTAGGTCACCGTCGCGCTGGAGCTGGAGAGGCGTTTCGGCCTCCAGGGTGATGTGCTTGCCCTGGTAGATCCAGACACTATCGCTCTGTGGGTGGCGGCCCAGTGCCATGTCGGCCAGCTGGGGCAGAAACGCGGCGTTGCGCACGGGTGCTGGGAGGTTGGGGGCGGTAAAGAGGATAATATCCAGCAGACCGTCATCGAGGCTCGCATCGGGCAGGAGCTTGAGATCGCCGCCGTACAGCGATGTGTTCCCCACCGCGACCAGGAAGACATCGGTCTCCGGGAGCGTGTTACCGTCGATCGTGACCCGGACACGGTGCGGCGTAAAGGTCGCCAGCGCTCCGACCGCCGCGAGGGCGTAGGCGGTCGCGCCCACCGCACTCTTGAGCCCCTCGTTGACCTGCCCGATAGTCGCGCTATCGACGCCCCCGGAGCACATCAGCAAAAACGACTCGCCGTTGCAGCTGCCGATATCGATCCAGCGCTCGGCGCTTCCCAGCCCGATATCGACCGCAAGGGCGGGGTCACTCAGGGGAATGCCCAGCTCCCGCGCCAGGACATTGACCGTCCCCGTGGGCAGGATTCCCAGCGCGACATCGGTGCCCGCAAGCGCCTGTGCCGCCGCCCGGACGGTTCCGTCGCCGCCCGCCACAAAGAGCGTGCTCACCTCGGGGAGAAGCTCCTCGACCAGCTGCGTGATGTTCTCTCCGGGACGAACCATCACCTCGGTCCAGCGCCCCTGGCGCTCCCCGAGCCGTCGGCGTGCCTGCTCTAGCAGGATATTAGTGCTGGTCCCACCTGAGGTGGGATTGGAGAGAAGAAAGATGCTCACTGCGTTAGGGTACGCTGGTGAGCTGCGCTTGGTTCCGGTGAAGTTTTCGGTGTGATGTGGAATAGACCTCTAGGTCTGTCCAATGTCGAAGAACCCTCCTACCCGTGCCAAGCGGCGAAAGAAAAAGCTGATTGCTCGCCTAGACCGTGTGCTACGGCTGGTGGCGGTCTTTCTCTGCGCAGCGACCTACCTGGGCTATCTGGGAATCTGGTGGTGGGTGCTGGACCTCTTCTCTCACTTTCGTCCCGTGCTGGCGCTGGTGCTCGTCCCCGCTGTGGCACTGCTTCTCTGGCGCAGACACCTTTGGCTGGGGGGAGTGGCGCTCAGTGCACTGGTCCTAAATTTTGGTGCCATCGCCCCGTATCTGATCACGGCCCCTCAGGAGAGGCCTTCGGCCAGTGCCCAGCAATTCAAGATCTTTCATGCCAATGTGCTCGCTCCCAATACCTGCTATGAAGAGCTACTGACACAGATTATCCAAGAAAATCCGGATGTGGTTACACTGACGGAGCTGACCTCTGGCTGGATGACGGGCTTGGGAGCGCTCAAGACGCAGTATCCGTACATGGTCCACAACGAGACACAGGATCGCTTCGGGCTGACGATCTGGAGTCGGTTTCCGATCGTCCGGCAGGAGCCGCAGTACCTGGGGGTACAACAGCGCTGTGCGATCTTGGCGCAGCTCCAGCTCAATAAGCGCTGTGTGAGTATTGTCGCGGCCCACCCGTGGTCTCCCCGCAACGCCGACTGGGCCGCGAGTCGGGACCAGCAGCTAGAGCTCCTGGGCCAGCATATCGCGGCGGAGTCTGGGCCACTGGTGCTGATTGGCGATCTCAATGTGACTCCCTGGAGCCATGGGTTCCAGTACCTCCAGGCGCTCTCCTCGCTCCGCGACTCGCAGCTGGACTACGGCCTCACCCCCACCTGGCCCGCGCACTTGCCGATCCGCATCCCGATCGACCACTGCCTGGTCTCGGAGAAGGTCCATGTCCTCAGTCGGCACACCGGCGAGGACTTCGGCTCGGACCACCTTCCCCTGGTTGTCACAGTCGCGGTAGAGTAGGGGATCGCTAGCCCTCGCAACGGAACCGGGAGCCGTCGGGGCGGCTCCGGTTGCCTCCCGTGCCGTCGGCCAGGGGCTTTCCGCTCTCGGGGGCGAGCCGGAGGTAGCGCTGGGTGCTGAGGGAGAGCAGGGTAAGCTCGCCTTGAGGCGTCTCGATCCACTGAAAGGTCTCGGGCTCCCCCGGCTTCTCCCGCATCAAGACAACCGACTCACCGCTGGCGACCGAGACAAACCCTAGGGCAGACTCCAGCGCGACACGGCCTTGACCACGGTCAAGGACCTTGAACTGTGTCGCTGTGTCCAGGGTCAGGGCCCGCTGGCTTCCCACTTCTCGGAGCGTGATGCGTTTTCCGTAGGGGATGGGCTTGGTCAGCCCATGGCAGAGCGGCTCGTCTACCGTGAAGCGCGTAAAGTCGGCGTGGCCCCCCGCGGCTCCCGATGTGCTGTAGTGGAAGAGGGAGTAGCGGATGCCCTGGAAGGTCTTGAGCTGGAAGACCATCTTGAAGCTCTCGCCCAGGGGCTGGAAGCTCTTGCCGTTGGTGCTGAAGCTAAATCTTGCCTTCTCCGTGAAGAAGTCACACTCCGCCCGTAGCCAGACACGCGTCCCGCGGAGCGGCGCTTGGGTGGTCTTGTTGGTGGTTTTATCAAACTGCTCCAGCGTAAAGCCACTCCCCTCGCAGCGCACCCCGATCCAGGCATAGGGCGAGTTGAGCAGGCCCAGCCCGGCGAGGTCGCCCGGCTTCATGCCCGCCAGTTCTAACTCCACGGTGGGGATGGAGACCGGGCCGACCGCGCGCTGAGTGAGGGTGTTGCGCGCCTGCCAAAAATCGGGGGCGGGGAGGGCGTGCAGGCGCAGGAAGCCCGGGCGCTCGGTGAGGGACCATGTTGTGTTGTCCGGCGCGTGGTTCCACTGCCAGATCGGCTTGAGGGTCTTGCCCGAGAAGTCATCGCTACGCTCATAGGGAGCCGACAGCTTGGAGCTTGCCCCGGTCTTGGGCTTGACCCAGGTGCGCGGCGAGCGCCCGAGGTTGCCTGGGAGCCCAAAGTAGGGCCAGCCGTCCTTCCAGGTCACCGGCGAGAGCCCCGTCAGGCGCCCCAGCGAGTTGAAGTCCATCATCGAGAAGCCCCACCACTCGCCCGCGGGGGTCTCGACAATCCCGCCCTGGTGCATCGCGCCTTTTGCGATTCCGAAGTCCTCGCCCTCAGAAATGACCTTGACTTCGTAGGGCCCCTCGGGACGGTCCGCGCGGGCGCAGGGCATCTTCATCGTCCCCAGGTACCAGGCGCTGGTGATGACGTACTTGCCGTTGATCTTGTAGAAATGCGCCCCCTCGCCCATGCCATCGCTCTGTTTGAAGAGAGTGCGCTCCGTGCCGGGAATGGCATCGGTGAGCTCGCTATTGAGCTGGACCAGGCGCAGGTCCCGGTAGCCGTAGACCACATAGATCTTGCCGTCGTCGTCGAAGAGCACCGACGGGTCATGAAAGCCGGTCTTCATCGCCCAGTGCTTCCAGGGACCGGCGGGGTTGGTGGCGGCATAGACCTGCATCGGCTGGCCCCGGACATTGGTGAAGATATAGAAGGTTCCCTTGTGCCAGCGGAAGCTTGGGGCCCAGATTCCCTGGCCATAGATCGCCTTGCCGTCTTCGAGCCGGTACTCCGGGCCGAAGTCCAGACGCTCGCAGGCGTAGCTCAGAAAGCGCCAGTTCACGAGGTCTTTGGAGTGGAGCACGGGCAGGCCGGGCATCGTGTGCATGGTCGTGCCGGTGAGATAGAAATCGCTGCCCACCCGGATCAGATCGGGGTCGGAGAACTCTTCGTAGAACAGGGGATTGGAGAACGTGCCGTTGCCGTTATCGGCGTGCCAAGTTTGGGTCGGTGGTGTCTTCATGACTTTTTCGGAGAAAAACGCCCTTGCTATTTCGTCGTAGCTGGAGTATACCATAGTGTCTTTAAAAAAGAACCACTCCCAAAGTAGGGGAAATAACAAGGAAATTCGTTATGCCACAAGGAAGACTGGCCACTCCCAAGCCCGGCCCCACCCCGCTCCCGATACTCGCCGCGCTTCCCACCCTGACCGAGACGAGCTTCTACGCCCATGCCAATGTGCCGCACGGGACCCTGGAGCAAGTGCGCTACACCAACCACGCGGGCAAGGAGAAGCGGCTCCATGTCTACCTGCCGCCGGGCTATGCTGCGAACAAGGACACTCGCTACCCCGTGCTCTACCTCAACCACGGCGGCGGGGAGGACGATGCGCGCTGGTCCAGCCCGACAGGCGGCTGCGCCCCCGATATCCTCGACAATCTCATTGCGGCGGGCAAGGCGCGCCCGATGATTATCGTCATGCCCAACACCGGCGGGCTCGCCTCGTTCACGCCCCCGGAGCCCGGGAAAGACGACCTCTGCACACAGGAGTACCTCAAGGACATTCTTCCGCTGGTCGATACGCGCTACCGGACCCAGGCAAGCCGAGAAGGGCGCGCGATCGCGGGCCTCTCGATGGGGGGCTTTGTGGTGACTAATACCGGGCTGGCCCACTTAGAGACCTTCTCCGAGCTCTATATCTTTAGCTCAGGCTACATCGGGGAGAGCCAGAAGCTCGCCGAGGAGCGGTTCGCCGCGATCCTGACCGATCCCAAGATCAACGAGAAGCTACGCGTCCCGCTCTACATGGGCCAGGGCGAGACCGATATCGCGCTCCACAACGGCCAGCACTTTATGTCGCTGCTCTTTAAAAACCACATCCGCGCCTTCTGGGTGCTGAGCACCGGCGGTCACGAGTGGGGCAACTGGCGGCGCTACCTCTGGCAGACCGCCCAGCTCATGTTCCCTAACTGATCTTACGTTTCCCAACTAACACCTATGAAGGAGTTTTCGAAATGACACTAAAAGCACTAGGACTATTTGCAGCTCTCTTGCTGATTCAACCCGCTATGGCACAGAACGACAAAATGATCGCGATTCCCATCCCGGAGCAGCCGGATGCCATCACACTCAGCACGGGGCCGCTTCCCAACGCGCCCACGCCCGAGTCTTGGCACCAGCAGTACGGCAGCATGTTCGCCCGCAATGTCACGGTTGCCACCCTGCGTCCCTTCCTCCCCGCCCCGGGGAAGGCGACGGGCGCTGCGGTGATTGTCGCGCCCGGTGGTGGCTTCCGCACGCTGTCGATGGAGAACGAGGGCTGGCAGGTCGCCCGTGCGCTTGCGGCCCAAGGGGTGGCGGCGTTCGTGCTGAAGTACCGCCTCAACCAAACCCCCGCCGACCTTGAGGAGTTCGCGCGTCCGCCCGCCCCGCGCCCTGGCGGTGCGCCTCCTGCGGGCGCTCCGCCGCCTCGGACGGTCGGTGGCGACATGGCCGCCCGAATCGCGCCCATGCTCGCCGATGCCAACGCGGCCTTTGCGCTGGTGCGTGCCAACGCGGCCAAGTGGCATGTCGATCCCGATCGTATCGGGATGATCGGCTTCTCGGCGGGCGCGGCGCTGACCATGACCACGGGGCTGAATAGCAAGGAGGCCAAGCCGGCGTTTCTGGGCAATATCTACGGTCCCCTCGGAGCTGTAGAAGTCCCTGCCGATGCGCCGCCGCTCTTTGCCGCAATCGCCGCCGATGATCCGCTTTTTGGCTTCAATGTGGGCCTGATCGAGAACTGGCGCAAGGCCAAGCGCCCGGTCGAGTTTCACTACTACGAGCAGGGCGGGCATGGCTTTGGGATGTACCCCAAGGAGACCACGAGCACCGGCTGGTTCGACGCCTTCTCTAGCTGGCTGAAGATGCACGGCTACATGAAGCCTAAACCCTAACCGTCGGACCCGTGAGCCCGAGGAACGAGTCCTCGGGCTTAAGAGGGCTACGGGCACCTTCGTGCCCACTGGATTCGGTTGGCTGCGTTTCGTATTTGTTGGCTGCGAAGGCAGCCGTAGCCCTTTCAAGCCCGGACACTCGTTGTCCGGGCATGTTTACCGTGAGGGCATTAGCCCCCCAGTAGCGAGAGCATTTTTTGCGCGTAGCGCTTGCCAAGCTCGCGGTAGCCTGTGGGCGTGAAGTGCAGGTGGTCCGGGCGGGAGGGGCAGCCCGCCGACGAGATCACATGGGCGGTGGGAATGAGCTTGGGAAGCTCGCCGATAATCGGGTTCATGCTGGCGCAGGCACCGCCCTGGTCTTTGTGGACCAGCTCTCCGGCCAGGAGCGGAACGTCCTCGGGCTTGAGGCTGAGGTCTTTGAGCAGGCTCTCGTAGAGGGCCTTGACATTTTTGGGCCAGTCTTTGTCGCCAGTGTTGGACTCGCCCTGGTGGAGCAGAATGCCCTTGATCACACCGTCTTTTTGGGCCAGCTTTCCCAGCTCGACTAGCCGGAGGTACGGGTTGCCGCCGTAGGCCGCGATAATGCCCTTCATCCAGCCTGGCGCGGTCGTGGCGTACTCGGCGGCGTGGTCTTTGTCGAAGAGCTCCAGCTTGCAGCCCGCCACCGAGACATTGACGATCCCGACCTTGATCTGTGCGGGGAGCTTCTCGACCAGGGTTCGCCCAAAGTAGTCCGACGGCCCAATGCCGGCGTTGGGACGGCAGAGTGGTGGTGTGGCTGTGTACCAGCGACCTTTCTCGCGCTTTTGGCTCGGGAAGTCCACAGCGGCGAGCACCTGGAAGCGCTCGCTGACGGGGCCTTTGTCTTGCTCCTCGATCCCGGGGAAGCCCTCCATGTTGGACTGCCCGAGGGAGAGGAAAACATAGAAGTTCTTGTCTTGTCGCATGGGGTTAGCGTGCCTCCAGGGTCAGCAGGGTGATGGAAAAGGGCGGGAAGGTGTAGGCGAACTCGGGCTTCACGCCGCTGAGTTTTGTGGTCTTCGGGGCCACATGGGTCGGTTTTTCCATGGAGTTGGTCTCGTCGGGCGGGGCGGCGAGGGTGATGACGGTCGCATCGGGCTTGATGGAGCGCACTCCCGGGAGCTGGATCGTGACTGCTTGGGGGGTGTCGCCGGGGTTGACGTACTTAACAAGTATCTTGCCCGTCTTGCTCTGGCGCGTCACCGACGCCAGGAGCGGTGCACCGGCGAGGCTGACCTTGAGGAGCTCGTCGCCGACACTCGTGCTAAAGAGCTTGAGGGCGTAGTAGCTAGGTGCCCCGTAAGCTTTGAGCGCGTCGTAGCCGATCAGGTCAGGGCGCCACTGCCGCCCACCGGGGTTGATATTGACAAAGAGCGGCGCGTAGCACTGCATCGTCACGAAGTCCGCGTGGCGCTCCATCGCGGTCATGAACGCCGCATCGCCGAGGGCTGCCTTCATGCTCGGGGTGGCGGGGAGGTTGCGCGACGGTGGGAGCCACGGGGCGACCTCCTCGTGTGCGGCCCACTCGCCCACAAAGATCTCGGGGCCAGTTCTATCGTAGCGGTCGAAGTGGGTGGGGGAGTCGCGGATAAAGTCGGCGGCCTTGCGGTAGTAGTGCTCATCCAGGGCATCGGGCTTGCGGCTCTTGACCCGCTTGCTGGCAGGCTGCTCATTGCCGACCGTCGAGACCACCTTCAGGT is a window encoding:
- a CDS encoding YegS/Rv2252/BmrU family lipid kinase, which codes for MSIFLLSNPTSGGTSTNILLEQARRRLGERQGRWTEVMVRPGENITQLVEELLPEVSTLFVAGGDGTVRAAAQALAGTDVALGILPTGTVNVLARELGIPLSDPALAVDIGLGSAERWIDIGSCNGESFLLMCSGGVDSATIGQVNEGLKSAVGATAYALAAVGALATFTPHRVRVTIDGNTLPETDVFLVAVGNTSLYGGDLKLLPDASLDDGLLDIILFTAPNLPAPVRNAAFLPQLADMALGRHPQSDSVWIYQGKHITLEAETPLQLQRDGDLGSCTPATFTITPHALRVKTPVRY
- a CDS encoding endonuclease/exonuclease/phosphatase family protein, translating into MSKNPPTRAKRRKKKLIARLDRVLRLVAVFLCAATYLGYLGIWWWVLDLFSHFRPVLALVLVPAVALLLWRRHLWLGGVALSALVLNFGAIAPYLITAPQERPSASAQQFKIFHANVLAPNTCYEELLTQIIQENPDVVTLTELTSGWMTGLGALKTQYPYMVHNETQDRFGLTIWSRFPIVRQEPQYLGVQQRCAILAQLQLNKRCVSIVAAHPWSPRNADWAASRDQQLELLGQHIAAESGPLVLIGDLNVTPWSHGFQYLQALSSLRDSQLDYGLTPTWPAHLPIRIPIDHCLVSEKVHVLSRHTGEDFGSDHLPLVVTVAVE
- a CDS encoding glycoside hydrolase family 43 protein — its product is MKTPPTQTWHADNGNGTFSNPLFYEEFSDPDLIRVGSDFYLTGTTMHTMPGLPVLHSKDLVNWRFLSYACERLDFGPEYRLEDGKAIYGQGIWAPSFRWHKGTFYIFTNVRGQPMQVYAATNPAGPWKHWAMKTGFHDPSVLFDDDGKIYVVYGYRDLRLVQLNSELTDAIPGTERTLFKQSDGMGEGAHFYKINGKYVITSAWYLGTMKMPCARADRPEGPYEVKVISEGEDFGIAKGAMHQGGIVETPAGEWWGFSMMDFNSLGRLTGLSPVTWKDGWPYFGLPGNLGRSPRTWVKPKTGASSKLSAPYERSDDFSGKTLKPIWQWNHAPDNTTWSLTERPGFLRLHALPAPDFWQARNTLTQRAVGPVSIPTVELELAGMKPGDLAGLGLLNSPYAWIGVRCEGSGFTLEQFDKTTNKTTQAPLRGTRVWLRAECDFFTEKARFSFSTNGKSFQPLGESFKMVFQLKTFQGIRYSLFHYSTSGAAGGHADFTRFTVDEPLCHGLTKPIPYGKRITLREVGSQRALTLDTATQFKVLDRGQGRVALESALGFVSVASGESVVLMREKPGEPETFQWIETPQGELTLLSLSTQRYLRLAPESGKPLADGTGGNRSRPDGSRFRCEG
- a CDS encoding alpha/beta hydrolase, yielding MPQGRLATPKPGPTPLPILAALPTLTETSFYAHANVPHGTLEQVRYTNHAGKEKRLHVYLPPGYAANKDTRYPVLYLNHGGGEDDARWSSPTGGCAPDILDNLIAAGKARPMIIVMPNTGGLASFTPPEPGKDDLCTQEYLKDILPLVDTRYRTQASREGRAIAGLSMGGFVVTNTGLAHLETFSELYIFSSGYIGESQKLAEERFAAILTDPKINEKLRVPLYMGQGETDIALHNGQHFMSLLFKNHIRAFWVLSTGGHEWGNWRRYLWQTAQLMFPN
- a CDS encoding alpha/beta hydrolase — protein: MTLKALGLFAALLLIQPAMAQNDKMIAIPIPEQPDAITLSTGPLPNAPTPESWHQQYGSMFARNVTVATLRPFLPAPGKATGAAVIVAPGGGFRTLSMENEGWQVARALAAQGVAAFVLKYRLNQTPADLEEFARPPAPRPGGAPPAGAPPPRTVGGDMAARIAPMLADANAAFALVRANAAKWHVDPDRIGMIGFSAGAALTMTTGLNSKEAKPAFLGNIYGPLGAVEVPADAPPLFAAIAADDPLFGFNVGLIENWRKAKRPVEFHYYEQGGHGFGMYPKETTSTGWFDAFSSWLKMHGYMKPKP
- a CDS encoding sialate O-acetylesterase; amino-acid sequence: MRQDKNFYVFLSLGQSNMEGFPGIEEQDKGPVSERFQVLAAVDFPSQKREKGRWYTATPPLCRPNAGIGPSDYFGRTLVEKLPAQIKVGIVNVSVAGCKLELFDKDHAAEYATTAPGWMKGIIAAYGGNPYLRLVELGKLAQKDGVIKGILLHQGESNTGDKDWPKNVKALYESLLKDLSLKPEDVPLLAGELVHKDQGGACASMNPIIGELPKLIPTAHVISSAGCPSRPDHLHFTPTGYRELGKRYAQKMLSLLGG